The Styela clava chromosome 3, kaStyClav1.hap1.2, whole genome shotgun sequence genome includes the window TTTGATACACTAATCGACTTTCAGGTCgagataaaatttttaaatcgaTGATTGGAGCCTAAGTCGGTGCACCCTCATTGCCAAAATGGCGTTGGATGTACGAACCTAAAAATGCAACATTTTTCGTTCTGTCCCGTaaatgtaaaccattctaagaGTGGTAAGATTGACGAGTTTGAAAGTCATTGGATGGGGCCGATAGTAAAACGGGTAAGAAACCCCGGTATAAGTCAATTAAAGTATATTATACCCTTTTAGTTCAATAATTTATCTTtatgtaggcttaccatacgtcccgctttaggcgggacagtcccgctttttagcgtcttgtcccgccgtcccgacaagtcagcaaAAAGATGGCGTTCAGCCATCCttcataatacacgaacatgttctcgttactgttgctgctgtgtagcgcaacgctagcctacttactgaaggtgaatgcggtATTTTGTtcgtttcccgctaacattgttagcgaacgtatcacattggaagtcaattctaattggtcctgttcggacgttcacgtgaatgcAACCTTGAACAACGTCGTTTTGAAATTGTTATCTAGaaaaaagcatgcttgggcgaataagtaaattttcaatgcctgaaaacggcagactatttcattattcctCATTCCTTTTGCTGCACATAAAAAATCttaattcggatcatttgtatcgttagcgtctattcctttctatttttcgaactgaacccgatatttagacatagaatatgcgcatgaactctcgatgacaatatggtcaatggaCAGCCgagatggctttaaatgtataTAGGACTATCCCTacgtagtaaaatcggaaactgtaaagttacaggatcacagctaaggggtcgtgtctttggaggagtcccgctttgaagtaaaaaaaaaatatggtgaCCCTATATTTATGTTCATTATTCTATTCCAGAAGTGGAAAGCTGGAATTTCAATTTGCCGTCAAGTACTATCCGACAACTCCTACAAATCTGAAAGAGGACATCACCAGGTAGGTAACGGCTGCATTAGAACTGATACAGTGCAATGTCCGAAAAAATTATGTACTATTGTTGTATCTCTGAAGTTATTACAGGTCAGTGGGTGCCTGTGCATATCAAATGTATCTATTCAAGCATTTGCTCTTTTATATTAATGTTTCCAAATTATTCCTAATGCAAGTTAAGTATTGTGTTTATAAGACAAATTTGAACTTTACCTGCGGTAGTGTTTTGCTGAAATGTAAAAACTGACTTTGAAGAAATTTGAGATCATACTGGTCCAAGCATAGACATAGCATAGATGATATGTATTTCTGCATTTTGTATaagcaataaatatttcatttggaataTTCGTGGTATTCACCATAGCTAACATGTTGATACGCGCAATGGTAATTCAGTAATATGACATGTGTTTTTTGTGGTAATTAGATGGATTTAATCTATTGTAAAtctttattttgttgttttgatttCATTCGAAATAACGCGTAACAGAACACCGATATCAGCGTACATAAACACGTGATCACTGTTCGAAAATAAAACTAGTAATTTTGTATTCATTTGTTATGCCTATGAAACAAAAGACCGAATTCCTTTTAACATTTTACGCGTGTCACATCATTGTGCAGAATAATAGAAATCTGCTATACCTAACTGGCATCCAACAGTAATCGAATtaaataattctgaaaatttactAACATGGTTCTCTCTAACGTGCGCAACTGCGCAGTACCACCGTTTCATTTGCGCAGTAAAATGTCATTGTCGCGCACTTGCAACGTTTCCAAAGCGTGGCACATCATATTTTCTAAAGCCTAATAATCAATCAGCTACATATCAAGATCCAGCCATCAACATGGACAAAGTGTATAAACATTGGGAAAGCACGGAAACAGGGAGAAGCTATTATAACTAAATGTTTAATTTATTCTAATCctgataatatattatactatttgTAAATAATTTGGGACTAAACCTTGAAAAAAATCATACTCACTAAAGCAAACATGTGCTCCGCGTAAAATTTTCTCAAAGGGAACACTGTTTACTAGCGTATGGCCATCAACTCCACAAATACCGAAGTAACACAGAACACTggaattcatcaaatttttatgcAGGGAATTCTTGAATCAAACATTTGCCTTCGACTTAATATGCGATACGAGCGCATAATTTTGGTCAACATAATTTTTTATCGATGGGGTTCGTGGTCGTCCGGCTTTTTCTTATTCGTTCACGACCAAAGTATGTCTTTTGTGGTCATTGGAACTTTATTATTCATGATTTTTAGGTATCAGCTCTGCCTTCAGTTAAGAAAAGACCTTGCTACAGATTTGTCATGTTCATTGGATGACCTTGCTGATATATTGTCTTACTGGCTCCAGTCAGAATATCAAGGAAGCGAAGACAATGCACAAACTGTTAAAGACTGTCTCAAAGAGTTTGAAAGTCTCCCATCTGAAGTATCAACAAAAGAATTCACTGACAAGGTTCTATCTTTATATCGTAAAAGGCGTGATATGTCATCTGCAGAAGCAGATGTGCAATTTCTTCTTAAAACGTCCGGCTTAGCAATGTATGGAATTCATTTCTTCGAAGGAAAAAACACAGCAGGAGCCAAAATACGTGTTGGAATAGGAGCGAAGGGAGTCATAGAAAAACTCGGCGACAGATCCACAATATCCCATCCGTGGAATCGAATAAAAAACGTTGTATACAaagacaataaatttaaaataaaacttttacgACCGCCATCTAACGGTGATCCGCGATTAAAGAAATCGTTCATCTTCGACTCGGAAAAACAAGTTTATTTAATTTGGAGAAATGCTGTTGATCATCATGTGTTCTTCCGAATAGGGGAGAAAGATAAGAAGCCCAAACCGACTGCCGGGAGTGGAAAGAAGCCCAAGTAAGAACACAGAAGAGTGTTTCGTAGCATGCCGGCTTTCTTTGTCCAGTAGAAAAACAGAGAATTAAGGAATTttcgaatttaaattttattcaatcttggcgttatatatatatcgcaaattttaatatttagccACATGATCATATCTTTTTCCAATTGGTATTTGGTGAAAAAGAATCGTTCAATCAAgggcaaaaaaaatatttagaaagcCAAACTTGATCACTAAAATTGTAATAACGCAAAAGATTATTAGTGATTGCAACATATTTCCGTCACTGCCAACTCAAGGTTTAATGTCTTTCCTACATTTAAAAGGTGCCCATACAACACTAATCCAAACACGTTAAAATATCTTTTACCTTTCGTTTCAACTTGCAGGAAACGACCATCATTGCTCAGAAGACTCAGttctaaaaagaaaaaaacaaaaactgaatCTGATGTACAAGAAGAAAGTGATAACATAAAACGACTTCAACCTACGGTGGTAAAGAATGTTTCATTTGTGATTAAACATTTATGAAAGTGCAGTGTCATTTAAACGATACTTTTTTCATGATATACTCACAAAACATATTGAGTTCTACACGGCAAAAGCTATTTCAATTCTAACTTtttcaattctaaatttttcaGACTCGCCAAGGCACATTGCGTGGTCGCCCCCTTAGTCAGCTAAGTACATCTCAATCATCAGTTTCTACTGAACTTCCAGCCGAAGCAACATATACTATATCTCAAGAACCCCAAGCGGAGTCCGACGCTTCTTCAATTCCCGATGAAACAAAGCCCCATGTAATCGATTTCGGGGAAAAGAGTGACGTTCCGCGTGAAAATGCCGACAAGAATTCCACAACCAAACCGCAACAAGAATCAGAGAGTGTAGACGGGAGAGAATACAAAGATGAAGATTTAATGGAAGCTGTCATTGGGAAAATGGACGGCACGGCAAGTGGTGGATCTTCAACGTTACTTCTTACAGAGACTATTCTTGAAGAAGATGAAGATCAAGACGCACATATAGCATTACCTTCGCCGCGAAAACGAGTTCCTCCTGTAAGCTACGCCCGACTGAAAAGCGACGATGATTCTCACGACTTTGCACCGTTACAGACTTCAAATGAAATGATGCAACAGATCCAACATGCAGGCAGTCTTCTAGAAACCGATTTAGACGCAGAGGTCGTGTTAAGTCCCAAACCACTTGAAGAACCCGGAAGCCTCAGCGAAAAAGAATTTGAATTTGAGCGCTGCAAAACACAAAAAGAAGAAATTCGTTACGGAAAGCGCACTGTACTTATTGAAGACACGAAAACAGAGGAACAGTACACGGAAGTTTGGGAAGAGATTGAAGTTGAACCGGCATCTCCCCATCGCAAACATGAGGTTTCAGATGTATCTACCAGAACACCACAAAAAGACACCATTGTCAAATCACCAGAGGAAATAAATACGAAAACAGGCGATGTCTCTGATAATTCCTCGACTGCCAGTTCTCATGAAGGAGAGGTTCATTTCAATGCCCAAGGATATGTTCAAATGCCTCCAATATATGAAGTCAAACCGAGCGAAACGGAAGAGGCCCCACTACCTGTTTTTGATGatttacataaaaatgaaacttcGCCTTTACAAGGTGAATATAGTGGTGATCAAACAAAATTCAATTACGAAGAAGAGTCAAAAGACAAGTACGGAATAGAAACTGCATTATCAGATGAAGAAATGCATACCGTGTCGGGGTACAATGAACGTTTCCTACAGATTGAAGAGCAACTTCCAGATGACGAGAAACAACAACTTAGTCCAGAAATACAAGAAGTTGCGGATAAGCAACAATCTTCGGAACAAATTGATGAAAAATCAAGGCTTAGATATGACACTAACACATATACATTTAGTTACAACTATGATGAAGAAGATAAACATGATTTGGAACCACACGACTCTTTAGAAGACCAGTTAGAAACAACTGAATACAAATCCGACCACCAAACTAATCGTGACACATCCTACAACGAGTATGACAAAGAAGAAACCTCCAGTATAGACGAGAAGTTCACGAGCATTAAAGAATATGTGCCGGACAAAAAAGTACAATCTAGTGAAGAAGAGTCTGACGAAGAAAGTCGGTATTCGGGAGATGACCATTTCAAATCATTACTTGATTCTCAGGTTAAAGATAGGCTTGAAACTGATGTGGAATTTTATGAAGTATCCCAAACAACAAGTTATGTCCCCCTGGCCGATATTGCAGACGAGGAAGAACGTATTATAGTACAAAAGCGAGATTCCGAAAAAGACGATTATCAAGTAGGTGAGATCAATGAATCTTGGAAAACGCCCCAGGCTGAATACTATGTATCTCGTGGTACTTCTGAAAATAAAGACGATgatataaatatagaaataccAAGCTTGGAGTTAACTTCTCCTACATCTACAATAGAAAGAATTACGAGTGGTCGTATTTCGTATGTCGGCATGACGGAAGAACCAATAAAAGATGAGAAAAATGATGTAGAAGAACATGAGGACAACGAATATGGGAGAGATTCATATGAAAGTGATTCTACTGTAAAAGACGACTACGAATCAAATGAATACTATGGTTCTTCTAAGGTTGTTCTTGCTTCAACCAAAAAAGTTGCAGATGAAATTCCACCACCACCCGCACACGGAATAGGAGACGAATTACAAACCAGGGAAGACTTTGAACTCAGTTCCCTTGGTATAGGAGTTTCATATAAAAGCATGAACGGAGCCAGGTTGCCGTACGCAGCGGCAAGTACAACTGCTGCGACTATCGGGGATGATGATGATCTTTCACTGAACGAACTTGACGATGGAATTTTATACGAAGAGGAACGTTCAAGAAGCCCAGAAGAACGCGGTGGGTTTAGCTATGAGGAAACAGAGAAAATTGAGTTTGCTGAAGAATCAGAAACGAGAGAAATTCAACAAAGTCCACAAGATTCAACAAGCAGGAGCACAAGTTTGTCTGATATAACGGACAATACTGATGAGCTGCTCCAGCCTGATATTTTAGAAAAGACGTGGTCATATGGGGCTGGGCTAGATGAAGATAGTGAATTATTCCAAATATTG containing:
- the LOC120341755 gene encoding uncharacterized protein LOC120341755 isoform X1, translating into MTLKCRVFLLDVSEVQFEVKKKDKGAVLMQRVFRHLNLVEEDYFGLIIKGTDLQKVWLDSEKKIKNQISNLQSIIGCSSDQSTARAIIPRSGKLEFQFAVKYYPTTPTNLKEDITRYQLCLQLRKDLATDLSCSLDDLADILSYWLQSEYQGSEDNAQTVKDCLKEFESLPSEVSTKEFTDKVLSLYRKRRDMSSAEADVQFLLKTSGLAMYGIHFFEGKNTAGAKIRVGIGAKGVIEKLGDRSTISHPWNRIKNVVYKDNKFKIKLLRPPSNGDPRLKKSFIFDSEKQVYLIWRNAVDHHVFFRIGEKDKKPKPTAGSGKKPKKRPSLLRRLSSKKKKTKTESDVQEESDNIKRLQPTVTRQGTLRGRPLSQLSTSQSSVSTELPAEATYTISQEPQAESDASSIPDETKPHVIDFGEKSDVPRENADKNSTTKPQQESESVDGREYKDEDLMEAVIGKMDGTASGGSSTLLLTETILEEDEDQDAHIALPSPRKRVPPVSYARLKSDDDSHDFAPLQTSNEMMQQIQHAGSLLETDLDAEVVLSPKPLEEPGSLSEKEFEFERCKTQKEEIRYGKRTVLIEDTKTEEQYTEVWEEIEVEPASPHRKHEVSDVSTRTPQKDTIVKSPEEINTKTGDVSDNSSTASSHEGEVHFNAQGYVQMPPIYEVKPSETEEAPLPVFDDLHKNETSPLQGEYSGDQTKFNYEEESKDKYGIETALSDEEMHTVSGYNERFLQIEEQLPDDEKQQLSPEIQEVADKQQSSEQIDEKSRLRYDTNTYTFSYNYDEEDKHDLEPHDSLEDQLETTEYKSDHQTNRDTSYNEYDKEETSSIDEKFTSIKEYVPDKKVQSSEEESDEESRYSGDDHFKSLLDSQVKDRLETDVEFYEVSQTTSYVPLADIADEEERIIVQKRDSEKDDYQVGEINESWKTPQAEYYVSRGTSENKDDDINIEIPSLELTSPTSTIERITSGRISYVGMTEEPIKDEKNDVEEHEDNEYGRDSYESDSTVKDDYESNEYYGSSKVVLASTKKVADEIPPPPAHGIGDELQTREDFELSSLGIGVSYKSMNGARLPYAAASTTAATIGDDDDLSLNELDDGILYEEERSRSPEERGGFSYEETEKIEFAEESETREIQQSPQDSTSRSTSLSDITDNTDELLQPDILEKTWSYGAGLDEDSELFQILFRTPPLKRRQRRNRSEINPHEVRQGKHEAIAFKSTSDEIPVSPRRRENLSRRPFIPSWPFDPASLLNSRNLEDLDKEAILAAMEAQKELADEDRRIEEMEMMEDVELSSPEIPDSKYYSAPPGDSHLPNYRDCFPPSISSRDNSPSNDKEKGESYQRLDYARPPIKSDIIEQCEEKFDLVSKIKIRSRSPSASPRMVGEEFIPGIPDFAQSVIPYQLESTESIENTQEVSETAMPQYVEEEIDPESLKFPKPILKFSAPKEKKECLKYRYSPPAGEKQNQDDQSLSTSEASVESGTDETQSITIISQPLPENLQAPAADMQTSQHVTSSGRSTPQSATGGNSSQSEGSSSKSSSSSFPRFIHSVFPLRRSSSNAKPRGRSKTRKKHENKVTKQKNKKKPRSKSKDKKSNQSKILPTIQVTSPSSPDGLLAFPSHPHYRALPYQQQTNSLSPETAQTQLHCQYDQESLDKIVLSESDDAHSDSDAPVTARKIEK
- the LOC120341755 gene encoding uncharacterized protein LOC120341755 isoform X2, which produces MTLKCRVFLLDVSEVQFEVKKKDKGAVLMQRVFRHLNLVEEDYFGLIIKGTDLQKVWLDSEKKIKNQISKSGKLEFQFAVKYYPTTPTNLKEDITRYQLCLQLRKDLATDLSCSLDDLADILSYWLQSEYQGSEDNAQTVKDCLKEFESLPSEVSTKEFTDKVLSLYRKRRDMSSAEADVQFLLKTSGLAMYGIHFFEGKNTAGAKIRVGIGAKGVIEKLGDRSTISHPWNRIKNVVYKDNKFKIKLLRPPSNGDPRLKKSFIFDSEKQVYLIWRNAVDHHVFFRIGEKDKKPKPTAGSGKKPKKRPSLLRRLSSKKKKTKTESDVQEESDNIKRLQPTVTRQGTLRGRPLSQLSTSQSSVSTELPAEATYTISQEPQAESDASSIPDETKPHVIDFGEKSDVPRENADKNSTTKPQQESESVDGREYKDEDLMEAVIGKMDGTASGGSSTLLLTETILEEDEDQDAHIALPSPRKRVPPVSYARLKSDDDSHDFAPLQTSNEMMQQIQHAGSLLETDLDAEVVLSPKPLEEPGSLSEKEFEFERCKTQKEEIRYGKRTVLIEDTKTEEQYTEVWEEIEVEPASPHRKHEVSDVSTRTPQKDTIVKSPEEINTKTGDVSDNSSTASSHEGEVHFNAQGYVQMPPIYEVKPSETEEAPLPVFDDLHKNETSPLQGEYSGDQTKFNYEEESKDKYGIETALSDEEMHTVSGYNERFLQIEEQLPDDEKQQLSPEIQEVADKQQSSEQIDEKSRLRYDTNTYTFSYNYDEEDKHDLEPHDSLEDQLETTEYKSDHQTNRDTSYNEYDKEETSSIDEKFTSIKEYVPDKKVQSSEEESDEESRYSGDDHFKSLLDSQVKDRLETDVEFYEVSQTTSYVPLADIADEEERIIVQKRDSEKDDYQVGEINESWKTPQAEYYVSRGTSENKDDDINIEIPSLELTSPTSTIERITSGRISYVGMTEEPIKDEKNDVEEHEDNEYGRDSYESDSTVKDDYESNEYYGSSKVVLASTKKVADEIPPPPAHGIGDELQTREDFELSSLGIGVSYKSMNGARLPYAAASTTAATIGDDDDLSLNELDDGILYEEERSRSPEERGGFSYEETEKIEFAEESETREIQQSPQDSTSRSTSLSDITDNTDELLQPDILEKTWSYGAGLDEDSELFQILFRTPPLKRRQRRNRSEINPHEVRQGKHEAIAFKSTSDEIPVSPRRRENLSRRPFIPSWPFDPASLLNSRNLEDLDKEAILAAMEAQKELADEDRRIEEMEMMEDVELSSPEIPDSKYYSAPPGDSHLPNYRDCFPPSISSRDNSPSNDKEKGESYQRLDYARPPIKSDIIEQCEEKFDLVSKIKIRSRSPSASPRMVGEEFIPGIPDFAQSVIPYQLESTESIENTQEVSETAMPQYVEEEIDPESLKFPKPILKFSAPKEKKECLKYRYSPPAGEKQNQDDQSLSTSEASVESGTDETQSITIISQPLPENLQAPAADMQTSQHVTSSGRSTPQSATGGNSSQSEGSSSKSSSSSFPRFIHSVFPLRRSSSNAKPRGRSKTRKKHENKVTKQKNKKKPRSKSKDKKSNQSKILPTIQVTSPSSPDGLLAFPSHPHYRALPYQQQTNSLSPETAQTQLHCQYDQESLDKIVLSESDDAHSDSDAPVTARKIEK